In Deinococcus maricopensis DSM 21211, the sequence CCCCTGCCCAGCCATGCGCAGCGTCGCGGGGGCCTGCACGGCGTACGGGTGCAGCGCGCGCAACTTCACGATGCGTGCGGGCGACAGGTCCGTGCGCACGTACGGAATCAGGCGTTCCGCGAACGCGTTCAGGCGCGAGGGATTGTCCAGCGGAATCCGCCCGAGTTCCTGCAGCAGCGCGCGCACGACCGCCTGCTGACGGCGCTCCCGCCCAAAGTCACCGTCCGGGTCGAGCTTGCGCATCCGCGAGAACGCGAGCGCCTGCACGCCGTTCAGGTGCATCGCGCCCGCAAATGTCTGCCCCTCGTACGTGAACGGGAACGGCGACGTTACGTCCACGCCCCCCACCTCGTCGATGGCCTGCCGGAACCCACCGTAACTGACCTCCACGTAGTACTGGAACGGGAACCCCAGGAACAGCTGCAGCGTGCGGTTCAGCAGGCGCGCCCCGCCGAACGCGTACGCGTGGTTCACCTTGTCGACGCCGCGCCCCGGGATGAACATGCGCGTGTCCCGTGGGATGCTCAGCACCCGGAGTTGCTGCGCGCCCGGATCGAGCGTGAGCAGCATGATGGAATCCGCGCGGCCGGCGCCGATGCGTTCCTGGTCGTTCGCGATCAGGAGGATGTGCACGCGGTCCGTGAACGGGTTCGGTCGGCTGCTGCCGGCATCCAGATCCGGACGGACTGCCGGCGCGGTCACTGCCGCTGCGGCCTCGGGCGCAGCCGGAGCCGGGGTGGCAGCAGGGGACGCCGAAGCCGATGAGACTGCGGCGGCCTGCTGGATGGGTGTCGGAGCCGCCGAAGGCGTGGTCCGAGCGGGCGTCACGGTGGCCGTGCGTCCGGCCACCGCCGCAGCTGGGGTCGCCGCTGGCGCGCGTGACGTCGGCACCGCTGCTGGCGCGGACGTGGCCGCTCTAGCTGCTGGCGTGGAGGGGGGCGGCGTGACGGCACGCCCCGGGCGGGGCGTCTTCCCGGACTTGTCCGCCTGCGACGTGGCTTTTCCTGGGCGCAGGTCCTGGAACAGCGGCTCACTCAAGATGGCCGGGTCGATGCCGGCGTCCTTCGGTTGCAGCTCCTCCCACAGCGCGCGCGCGATCTCGCCACTGCGGGCCTTCAGGTGATACGCGTACGCACCCGCCACGAGCAGCAGCGCCGCGAGGATCCACCCCACCAGGCGCCGCGCGCGCAGTCGGCGGTCGGGAACAGCAACGTCAGGACGGCTCATGCTGCCCTCAGGGTAGTGGCCGCGCGCCACCCCAGCGACTGAGCGAGTGTTGCTCAGCTCGGACCGAGCGCCGATGTCCCCACACTTCCGCCCGGCCCTGCACTCGGCGGTGGGGGCGCGGGTGGCGCCTGCACGCGAATAAAACCTTCATCACTAAGCCACCCGGCGCACGGTTCCCCCACGCCACGCCCGTATACTTCAGGGCGTGCCGTTCGATTCTCACGCCCTCGACACCCTCGATTTCCCCCGCATCCGGGAGGCGCTTGCCACGCGCGCTGCCACCCGCATGGGCGCCGAACGCGCCCGCGCCCTCCTGCCCAGCGATGACGCGGGCCGCATCGCGCGCGAACTGGACGAGGTCGAGGACGCCCTGTTCGGCGTGAGCCTCAGCTTGGGCGGAATCCAGGACATCCGGCCGCACTTCGACCGCGCCCGCGAGGGCCGCGTGCTGCAAGGCAGCGAAGTGCTCGAAGTCGCGTACACCCTGGACGCCGCCATGACCGTGCGCCGCGCCATCCACACCAATTCCCGCGGCCCCCTGAAAGACGTTGCGCTCGGCCTGGGTGAACACGGCCTCGTGGTCCGCCGCGCCCTCGAAAGCCTCGACCGGGACGGGCAGGTCCGCGACGACGCCACCCCGAAACTCCGCGAGCTGCGCCGCCGCGCCGGCCCGCTCCGCGACCGCATCCGCGAACGCCTGACCGCCACGCTGGAACGCTGGGCGGACCAGCTGCAGGAGCACATCGTCACGCTGCGCCGCGACCGCTACGTCCTCCCCGTGAAGGCCAGCGCCGTCAACCAGGTGCAGGGCATCATCGTGGACGCCTCCGCCACCGGCCAGACGTACTTCGTGGAGCCCGCGACCATCACGCCGCTCAACAACGAACTCGCGCGCCTTCTCCTCGACGAGGAAGCCGAGGTGCGCCGCATCCTCACCGAACTGAGCGTCCTGATCGCCGACGACGCCGACATCCCCATGACTGTCGAGACGCTCGGTGAACTCGACCTGATCGCCTCGAAGGCCCGCCTCGCCCGCGACTGGCGCCTGAACCGCCCCACCCCCAACCCTGACGGGCAGTTCGACCTCGCCGAGGCCCGCCACCCGCTCATCGAGCATCCTGTTCCGAACGACCTGCGCCTCGGCGACACGAAACTGCTGCTCATCACCGGCCCGAACATGGGCGGCAAGACCGCCACCCTCAAAACGCTTGGCCTCGCGGTCCTGATGCACCAGTGCGGCATGTACGTCGCCGCCGCCAGCGCGAAACTCCCCGTCGTGCGTGACCTGCTCGTCGACGTTGGCGACGAGCAGAGCATCGAGGCGAGCCTCTCCACGTTCGCTGCGCACCTCCAGCACCTCCGCTCCGTCCTGCAGCACGCCGCGCCTGACACCCTCGTCCTCATTGACGAGCTGGGCAGCGGCACCGACCCCGCCGAAGGGGCG encodes:
- a CDS encoding LCP family protein; amino-acid sequence: MSRPDVAVPDRRLRARRLVGWILAALLLVAGAYAYHLKARSGEIARALWEELQPKDAGIDPAILSEPLFQDLRPGKATSQADKSGKTPRPGRAVTPPPSTPAARAATSAPAAVPTSRAPAATPAAAVAGRTATVTPARTTPSAAPTPIQQAAAVSSASASPAATPAPAAPEAAAAVTAPAVRPDLDAGSSRPNPFTDRVHILLIANDQERIGAGRADSIMLLTLDPGAQQLRVLSIPRDTRMFIPGRGVDKVNHAYAFGGARLLNRTLQLFLGFPFQYYVEVSYGGFRQAIDEVGGVDVTSPFPFTYEGQTFAGAMHLNGVQALAFSRMRKLDPDGDFGRERRQQAVVRALLQELGRIPLDNPSRLNAFAERLIPYVRTDLSPARIVKLRALHPYAVQAPATLRMAGQGRMIRGIYYFEVADAERRRLHVALR
- a CDS encoding endonuclease MutS2, whose protein sequence is MPFDSHALDTLDFPRIREALATRAATRMGAERARALLPSDDAGRIARELDEVEDALFGVSLSLGGIQDIRPHFDRAREGRVLQGSEVLEVAYTLDAAMTVRRAIHTNSRGPLKDVALGLGEHGLVVRRALESLDRDGQVRDDATPKLRELRRRAGPLRDRIRERLTATLERWADQLQEHIVTLRRDRYVLPVKASAVNQVQGIIVDASATGQTYFVEPATITPLNNELARLLLDEEAEVRRILTELSVLIADDADIPMTVETLGELDLIASKARLARDWRLNRPTPNPDGQFDLAEARHPLIEHPVPNDLRLGDTKLLLITGPNMGGKTATLKTLGLAVLMHQCGMYVAAASAKLPVVRDLLVDVGDEQSIEASLSTFAAHLQHLRSVLQHAAPDTLVLIDELGSGTDPAEGAALAQALIEQLLTQNARGVITSHLAPLKLFALETPGLKNASMGFNVEDLAPTYRLQVGTPGRSFALAIARRMGLPEPLIARAESILGPEGGLLEKLLEELERDRDQLKTELDTAVSARRHAEAELQRAREDRADLQKRQNELIAQATQKAEALYADALEQVRGLRARAREDAARPRVMEELRQLRRAAQAERPKLPQPEFKGDPLKVGSQVTVPAYGAAGQVLEVRGDELVVQLGVMKISVRRRDVRLVQEDKNPKPKTTFTGTAPTTFQKELQLRGLGVEEAVEELRSAIAEAAALRETPLRVVHGKGQGVLRRLIRDYLKTEKRVASFHDAEPNQGGHGVTIINIKS